GCGAAGAAAAGGGAGAAGGGGAAGAAACAACGGCTCAATTTTGTGCAGAGAGGGGAAACGATATCTAGGTTTAAATTAAAAGTTGTAcctatatatttaatgggctcgGCTATCGTTTACacatatttaatttatcatggagtatttatttaatttgttttaagaGAGATGCGGTTTTGATAAGTTATTTAGTCAAAaagtttattattaatatttattttattttatactataaattatttattttgtatagtttatgatattttatataatttgcaCTATAGTCATGTTTTGACAAAAATGCGCTTTTGTTGGTTGGGTTCCATGGAACacgatttaattttatgccccCATATCAGATATGTTTGGTACTGTTCACCATTTTATTACAtgtttgggatatttattttcgCCTTTTTTTTAAAGTTCGAACAATTTTTACCCAAagccattttttatatttttgaaagaGTTAGTCATTTTAATAAATGGCTCGTAATGAACcacaattattaaaaaatgagCTCGTTTATTAATGAGAAAGTAAACGTAGTTGGAAATATGATTCATGGGAAAATGTTAGAAAGAATTTTAATAGATTCTTGATATCCtatatatttgaaatattgTAAGGAAATATTgcactccctccattccatagtaatgaatcattttgccattttggtacgttctcatttactttaccctctcttactttattctctcttcatctctctacctttttcatttcctactttattcttcttttacttaatccacttaatacaatttttcataAATCGTGTGCCGTAAAGAAACGCTTCcgctactatggaacggagagagtattatttgtTACGGCAATGCAAATATATGTAATTAACATATATATGTACTCCATAAAATAACAGTGATTTTTTATATTACCATGTGATAATTAAGATGATAACAGTAATAAGTctctacaaattaaaaaataaagatttcCTTGGTTCTTTGATTACTTGGGTGATTTGAAAAAAACATTATGCATAAAAATCCACAAAAAATGTACTCCTATTATGTTAACAAATGACAGAGATTGGTAGAATAGGTAGGTATCATTATCAATAATACGTACATACAGAATCTCAAGAAAGTGAAGACGCATAGTATTGATAGATTAGACGATCGAGGGTTCAAGTTTTGAAGTATATAAAGAGTGTGAGTCACATAACGGAACAGGCATGGACGTTGTCGTCGCTAAAACGGTAGGTGATACGATCATCGATGGTGGAGTAGGGAAGTTGAGGGAAGTAGCCATGCGAGGGCTCGTTGTAGCCGTGCATGAAGTAGTTGTAGGAAGAGGTGAAGTTGGATTCATCCAAATAGGTAGCAGCGTAGGGATGATATTCAGAGTCATAAGGAAATGCCCACAACTCTGCTTTTCTCCCAACTCTCCTCACCACTTTTAATACCTTCCTTTTCTCTACATATCCTCTCACTGTCACTTTCTGCTTCTCCATGTCTATATCCATGCTATCCACACCTGCATTTCAATTAATTCCTTCCtccatatataaaaataaaaattgaggTAAGTATATATGTTTGTTTGTAGAGAGTCTTGCCATGCAGCTTGGAGATTGCCTTTCTTATCCTTTTTTCGCATCCTTCGCAGTCCATGTGAACCCGAAGCTCAACCACCTATTATGCATAtcatattttcaaataaataattttaatattcatGTATGAATTGATACTCACCGACATAGCATCTGATACAGGCGCATGCAGCTTGAAACACCCACCTAACATTTTTCTATCACAAAATATATGAGCTTGTCTCATATATTTGTACACTTCATGATAAAGAGGGTGAAATATCAAGAAAGTTTGTTCCATCGGATTTTGATTCCTTCGAAGCATGTTAAGTGGGAATTATACGTCTCAATCAGCTGCTGCACACATATTAAAACAACTTGGCATTACCATCATATATACTAGAATGGATTCCAACAATTATACTATAtcttaaaactcttaaatcttgttccatatcgacttggtgatgattcAAACTCATCTATATATAAGACCTTTTAAGGagtgagtgacccatttctaatacgATATGCTAATATATGTATTCATACTTATGTCttactattaattagtactccctccatcccataaaaatataggcatTTGAATCGACACAAGAATTAATGctcaattggtaaagtaagagatggggTGAATGGTTGTTAAActaatgttagtggatagttggaccaacattattattagtgtttaatgagttcTAATGGTGTGTCATCGtggtataaaaataaattgctgtatatgagtaatgagttggagacaactttccataaatggaaaagCTCATATTGaacgaaaatagaaagtgcgtatatttttatgggatagaaGGAGTATTATATGGCATGCCCTGTCTATTGGATAAATGGCAGCGCAACGTATGTGTAGATTGATTGATataatgtcgaactaattttaaaggtAAAATGCATAAAAAAATACGGAAGatcattattaatttatttttagttcATTAACATTTTTCATGCAATATGATTGACGCTCACGAGAATATATACTTTCAATAAAGTATTGGAGGATAAATGTTGAAGTATATATACAGTTGGGGTAACATCTAGTCATACAGGTAGTAGCACggcatatttatt
This portion of the Salvia splendens isolate huo1 chromosome 10, SspV2, whole genome shotgun sequence genome encodes:
- the LOC121751471 gene encoding heavy metal-associated isoprenylated plant protein 45-like, yielding MRQAHIFCDRKMLGGCFKLHAPVSDAMSVVELRVHMDCEGCEKRIRKAISKLHGVDSMDIDMEKQKVTVRGYVEKRKVLKVVRRVGRKAELWAFPYDSEYHPYAATYLDESNFTSSYNYFMHGYNEPSHGYFPQLPYSTIDDRITYRFSDDNVHACSVM